Proteins from a genomic interval of Aquipuribacter hungaricus:
- a CDS encoding M20/M25/M40 family metallo-hydrolase — ARVTIDFYEVTSYNVIGELAGKTDDNIVMAGAHIDSVEVGSGMSDNASGSSALLELAEQMGKLRTQNTVRLAFWGAEELGLIGSTEWVGQQTPEELDDIALYLNFDMIGSPNYFFGVYDADESSFAAPVVVPEGSEDIETTFEEFYTLRGEPYDDSEFSGRSDYQAFIDNGIPSGGLFTGAEEVKTPEQQALWGGVAGESFDQCYHQECDDLDNLDTHALEVNADAVAYSVLTYAASTEAVNGVVGSRVPGRFLVPAPAGPEYTFAGPLGGGGGDHAVSAG; from the coding sequence CGCCCGCGTCACCATCGACTTCTACGAGGTCACCTCGTACAACGTCATCGGCGAGCTCGCCGGGAAGACCGACGACAACATCGTCATGGCCGGCGCGCACATCGACTCCGTCGAGGTCGGCTCGGGTATGTCGGACAACGCCAGCGGGTCCTCGGCGCTGCTGGAGCTCGCCGAGCAGATGGGGAAGCTCCGCACCCAGAACACCGTCCGTCTCGCTTTCTGGGGCGCGGAGGAGCTCGGCCTCATCGGCTCCACCGAGTGGGTCGGCCAGCAGACGCCCGAGGAGCTCGACGACATCGCGCTCTACCTCAACTTCGACATGATCGGCTCGCCGAACTACTTCTTCGGCGTGTACGACGCTGACGAGTCCAGCTTCGCCGCGCCGGTCGTCGTGCCGGAGGGCTCGGAGGACATCGAGACCACGTTCGAGGAGTTCTACACGCTGCGCGGGGAGCCCTACGACGACTCCGAGTTCAGCGGCCGGTCGGACTACCAGGCGTTCATCGACAACGGCATCCCCTCCGGTGGCCTTTTCACCGGAGCAGAGGAGGTCAAGACGCCGGAGCAGCAGGCCCTGTGGGGCGGCGTCGCGGGCGAGTCCTTCGACCAGTGCTACCACCAGGAGTGCGACGACCTCGACAACCTCGACACCCACGCCCTCGAGGTCAACGCCGACGCCGTCGCCTACTCCGTCCTCACCTACGCCGCCTCCACCGAAGCCGTCAACGGTGTCGTCGGCAGCCGCGTCCCCGGGCGGTTCCTCGTCCCGGCCCCGGCCGGTCCCGAGTACACCTTCGCCGGCCCCCTGGGCGGCGGCGGCGGCGACCACGCGGTCAGCGCCGGGTGA